The following coding sequences are from one Pelagovum sp. HNIBRBA483 window:
- a CDS encoding DNA-3-methyladenine glycosylase, whose product MTMSHQGSHKVINTQNDLHKGLEELARLEPRFGELFTQLGMPPLRRIEAGFQALVKAIVFQHISRASAESIWRKLVAQGLITKEALLSATDEDLIQTGLSYRKRHYVRRLVESDVDFTQLNKLNDQDAISVLVSLEGIGRWTAEVYLLTAMGRADVFPAGDLALRKAVQEIWDLSEPPRKTELRALAEEWSPWRAVAARLLWAYYGAVIKGEVKR is encoded by the coding sequence ATGACCATGTCACATCAAGGCAGTCATAAGGTAATCAACACCCAAAATGACTTACATAAAGGACTGGAAGAGTTGGCTCGCCTTGAGCCTCGCTTTGGAGAGCTTTTTACCCAACTTGGAATGCCGCCATTGCGGCGAATTGAGGCGGGTTTTCAGGCGCTTGTCAAAGCAATCGTGTTTCAGCATATCAGTCGCGCTTCAGCTGAGAGCATCTGGCGGAAACTTGTCGCACAGGGCCTGATCACAAAAGAAGCGTTGTTGTCGGCAACCGATGAAGACTTGATTCAGACCGGTTTGTCCTACCGCAAGAGACATTATGTGCGGCGGCTTGTGGAGAGCGATGTTGATTTTACCCAGTTGAATAAATTGAATGACCAAGACGCTATTTCTGTTCTCGTTTCTTTGGAGGGGATCGGCAGGTGGACGGCGGAGGTGTACCTTTTGACAGCAATGGGCCGTGCGGATGTCTTCCCTGCTGGAGATCTGGCTCTGCGGAAGGCGGTGCAGGAGATTTGGGACCTTTCCGAACCGCCTCGTAAGACTGAGTTGCGTGCTCTGGCGGAAGAGTGGTCGCCTTGGAGGGCGGTTGCCGCGCGGCTTCTATGGGCCTACTACGGTGCCGTGATCAAAGGCGAGGTAAA
- a CDS encoding cobalt-precorrin-6A reductase — protein MTVLLLAGTRDARQIAQQFHTLKIPAIASLAGETDDPAKLPIPTVSGGFGGEAGFVEFLQRNNIGMVVDATHPFASKITERTYAICQALALPFVRFERGRWSPETHDNWRYFDTIRDAALACREGTSVFIATGRKTFSDFGELRGCKVFARQIEHPQKPFPFANWYILTARPPYSLDEERRVLRENGIDILVAKDSGGVDGASKLIAARELGVEVLLISRPNQPNEIESVSSYSQVIAWVEQHYK, from the coding sequence ATGACGGTTCTGTTACTCGCGGGAACGCGAGACGCCCGCCAAATCGCCCAACAGTTTCATACTTTGAAAATTCCTGCGATTGCATCACTAGCAGGTGAAACAGATGATCCGGCAAAGCTGCCGATCCCGACCGTTTCGGGGGGCTTCGGAGGCGAGGCCGGATTTGTGGAGTTTCTTCAAAGGAACAATATCGGCATGGTTGTCGATGCTACGCATCCTTTTGCCTCTAAGATTACAGAACGAACATATGCAATCTGTCAGGCATTGGCGTTGCCTTTCGTGAGATTTGAACGTGGCAGATGGTCACCGGAAACTCATGACAATTGGCGGTACTTTGATACGATCCGCGATGCTGCGCTGGCGTGTCGAGAGGGAACTTCGGTCTTTATCGCTACGGGACGCAAAACCTTTTCTGATTTTGGTGAGTTGCGAGGCTGCAAGGTATTCGCTCGTCAAATTGAACACCCTCAAAAACCATTTCCGTTCGCGAACTGGTATATTCTGACCGCGCGACCGCCTTACTCTCTCGATGAGGAGCGCAGGGTTCTCCGGGAAAATGGTATCGATATTTTGGTGGCTAAGGACTCGGGTGGAGTCGACGGGGCGAGTAAATTGATAGCTGCCAGGGAGTTGGGGGTAGAGGTGTTACTAATTTCTCGCCCAAATCAGCCAAATGAAATTGAATCTGTGAGCTCATACAGTCAGGTCATTGCTTGGGTGGAGCAACATTACAAATGA
- a CDS encoding cobalt-precorrin-5B (C(1))-methyltransferase: MSDTSSNNLRRGWTTGACATAATKAALLELLTGKPVSTVSIRLPRGEMPVFDITHHASGDGWAEAGVIKDAGDDPDVTHGLLIVARVRSSDGGVQFAAGEGVGRVTRKGLPLDVGQPAINPVPRQMMDEVISEISVDYGISPDFRVEISIPGGREIAKKTWNPRLGIVDGLSVLGTTGIVRPFSCSAWIASIHRGIDVARADGLMHVAGTTGATSEKVVQNLYSLPDHAMLDMGDFVGGMLKYLRRHPVPQLTIGGGIGKMSKLALGAMDLHSSRSQIDFKKLSELIGDDRIDGANSALDAYERVGEKMALRVAEAAKRNTLSQFEGYFPPEKLNIVVIDRSGNVRAKVEG, translated from the coding sequence GTGAGCGATACTTCATCTAATAATCTGCGCCGTGGGTGGACGACGGGGGCCTGTGCGACCGCTGCGACAAAGGCAGCGTTGCTTGAGCTGTTGACGGGTAAGCCAGTTTCCACCGTGTCAATCCGACTGCCAAGAGGAGAAATGCCTGTCTTTGACATCACGCATCATGCTTCCGGAGATGGTTGGGCTGAAGCCGGTGTCATCAAGGATGCAGGTGATGATCCGGATGTCACGCATGGCCTTTTGATTGTTGCGCGTGTGCGGTCTTCAGACGGTGGGGTGCAATTTGCTGCTGGCGAGGGCGTTGGCAGGGTGACGCGGAAAGGTCTTCCTCTCGACGTGGGGCAACCCGCGATCAATCCTGTCCCACGGCAAATGATGGACGAAGTGATTTCGGAAATCTCTGTCGACTATGGAATAAGTCCAGATTTTCGAGTCGAGATCTCAATCCCTGGTGGACGCGAAATTGCAAAAAAAACTTGGAACCCGAGGCTGGGCATTGTGGATGGATTGTCGGTCCTAGGCACAACCGGAATTGTTAGACCGTTTTCTTGCTCCGCTTGGATTGCCTCTATTCACAGGGGAATTGACGTCGCGCGCGCTGATGGCCTCATGCATGTTGCGGGAACGACCGGCGCGACGAGTGAAAAGGTCGTACAGAATCTCTACTCGCTGCCAGATCATGCTATGCTTGATATGGGCGATTTTGTTGGGGGAATGCTCAAGTACCTGCGACGACATCCTGTTCCGCAGCTGACGATCGGTGGTGGGATAGGGAAGATGAGCAAGCTTGCACTCGGAGCGATGGATCTGCACTCTTCCCGAAGCCAAATTGACTTTAAAAAACTGAGCGAACTGATTGGCGATGATCGAATAGATGGAGCGAACAGTGCATTGGATGCATATGAGCGCGTAGGGGAGAAAATGGCTTTGAGGGTCGCTGAAGCCGCCAAGCGAAACACTCTCTCCCAATTCGAAGGTTATTTTCCTCCTGAAAAGTTAAACATAGTCGTGATCGATCGATCTGGTAATGTGCGCGCCAAGGTGGAGGGATGA
- the cobA gene encoding uroporphyrinogen-III C-methyltransferase translates to MSNSFDFPTMDWPILEPGWVWLCGAGPGDPGLLTIHALNGLRQADVVIFDALVQEEILKWAPQAKHIYAGKRGGKPSAKQRDISLHLVDLANQGKRVLRLKGGDPFVFGRGGEEAQTLVQHGIPIRIIPGISAGIGGLAYAGIPVTHRDVNQSVTFVTGHDQTGETPDSLNWAAISRGSQVIVIYMGMKHISQIQAALIKAGRSLSEPVAVVSNATTEKQSVLETTLGAVVADIEAEGFEPPAIICVGRSVQMRQVLDWQSQGRGEAPRNLDPLGRGRPAEAS, encoded by the coding sequence ATGAGCAACTCTTTTGATTTTCCGACAATGGATTGGCCAATTCTTGAGCCTGGCTGGGTGTGGTTATGCGGTGCGGGTCCAGGGGATCCCGGCCTGCTAACAATACACGCGCTAAATGGCCTTCGGCAGGCCGACGTGGTTATTTTTGACGCATTGGTGCAAGAAGAAATTCTTAAATGGGCACCGCAAGCAAAGCACATTTATGCGGGCAAAAGAGGCGGTAAACCATCTGCAAAACAGCGTGACATCTCCCTTCACCTCGTTGATTTAGCCAATCAAGGCAAGCGCGTGTTGCGCCTCAAAGGCGGAGATCCGTTCGTCTTCGGGCGCGGTGGGGAGGAAGCGCAAACGCTTGTACAACATGGTATCCCAATTAGAATTATCCCCGGAATATCGGCTGGTATCGGCGGCTTGGCATATGCTGGCATCCCAGTGACACACCGAGACGTAAACCAATCCGTTACATTTGTGACCGGCCATGATCAAACCGGCGAAACGCCTGATTCTCTCAACTGGGCAGCAATTTCGAGAGGGAGCCAAGTCATCGTCATTTACATGGGAATGAAGCACATCTCCCAGATTCAAGCAGCGCTGATCAAGGCAGGCAGATCGCTCTCTGAGCCGGTAGCCGTGGTATCGAACGCAACCACGGAAAAACAATCGGTACTCGAAACCACGCTAGGCGCTGTCGTCGCGGACATCGAGGCTGAGGGGTTTGAGCCTCCAGCGATTATTTGCGTCGGTCGTTCTGTACAAATGCGACAAGTTCTAGACTGGCAAAGTCAGGGCCGAGGAGAAGCCCCGCGCAACTTGGATCCGTTGGGCAGAGGACGCCCTGCCGAGGCATCCTGA
- a CDS encoding cobyrinate a,c-diamide synthase has translation MGRGVIIAAPSSGSGKTTITLGLLRALKQRGRSVSAAKSGPDYIDPQFHEAALGATSLNLDAWAMAPDTLRIRAAEHASGSLLIIEAAMGLFDGAPPDGRGSAADLAKALGLPVLLVVNAASMAHSIAPLVKGFANFDPEVRIGGIILNNVGSPRHERILRTALSNQPIPVAGCVYRSTTLSLPSRHLGLVQALEHEDIDGFSNTAARQIEESVDIDAVEQIAAPLHKPGTRSDKTPQKSYDSIAVAKDKAFAFVYPHLIKNWQETGTEIRFFSPLADDPVPDADQVYLPGGYPELFAETIASASTFLTSLRRTALTTKIYGECGGYMVLGHTLTSADGRDHRMAGLLDLHTSFAQRKLHLGYRTLKRFGNKDTAQIAAHEFHFATTVQSTGTPLFQAWDAEGAPLPDMGLCDGNVSGSFAHIINPTI, from the coding sequence TTGGGCCGAGGTGTCATCATAGCTGCACCGTCTTCGGGAAGCGGCAAGACCACGATTACCCTCGGCCTCTTAAGAGCGCTTAAACAACGCGGGCGGAGCGTTTCAGCTGCCAAATCCGGTCCTGATTATATCGATCCGCAGTTTCACGAAGCGGCTTTGGGAGCAACATCCCTCAACCTGGATGCCTGGGCTATGGCTCCTGATACGCTACGAATTCGCGCAGCCGAGCATGCCTCCGGAAGCCTGCTCATTATTGAAGCTGCGATGGGGCTGTTTGATGGCGCCCCGCCCGACGGTCGCGGATCAGCAGCCGACCTCGCAAAGGCTCTGGGACTTCCGGTTCTTCTCGTAGTCAATGCAGCAAGTATGGCCCACTCCATCGCTCCGCTTGTAAAAGGGTTCGCCAACTTTGATCCCGAGGTGCGGATAGGCGGAATTATCTTAAACAACGTCGGCTCTCCCCGTCATGAGCGCATCTTGAGAACGGCACTCTCGAACCAACCGATCCCGGTCGCCGGTTGCGTATACCGATCCACTACTTTGTCTCTCCCGTCGCGGCATCTCGGCCTCGTACAGGCATTGGAACATGAAGATATCGACGGCTTCAGCAACACAGCCGCAAGGCAGATTGAAGAGTCCGTTGACATCGATGCCGTCGAGCAAATTGCGGCTCCACTTCACAAGCCTGGCACCCGTTCCGATAAAACTCCTCAAAAAAGTTATGACAGCATCGCCGTCGCTAAGGACAAAGCCTTCGCTTTTGTCTACCCTCATCTCATAAAAAACTGGCAGGAAACCGGAACTGAAATTCGTTTCTTTTCACCTCTGGCCGACGATCCTGTCCCCGACGCCGATCAAGTTTACCTTCCGGGGGGGTATCCGGAACTCTTTGCTGAAACGATAGCGTCCGCATCTACATTCCTAACGTCTCTACGACGTACTGCCCTCACTACTAAAATATACGGAGAGTGCGGCGGCTACATGGTATTGGGGCATACCTTAACCTCAGCCGATGGTCGCGATCATCGAATGGCAGGCCTGCTCGACCTCCACACAAGTTTCGCGCAACGAAAGCTGCACCTCGGTTATCGCACCCTGAAAAGGTTCGGGAACAAAGATACAGCACAGATCGCCGCGCACGAATTTCATTTTGCCACGACCGTACAGTCGACTGGCACACCATTATTTCAGGCTTGGGATGCGGAAGGGGCCCCCCTACCAGACATGGGCCTCTGCGACGGAAATGTGAGCGGCTCCTTTGCCCACATAATCAACCCAACGATTTGA
- a CDS encoding MFS transporter gives MTAFSTTDAKRNVLILVIAQATLGSQLPMIFVIGGLAGSMLASNPCWATLPISMVIFGSMTTAPWLSPLMQRRGRQFGFTIGTFAGAAGAMVSAIGLYQGSFLIFLTGSYLSGIYMSAQGFFRFAAADSASEAFRPRAISYVLAGGLISAILGPQLNKLVQDTFVVPFLGSYVVIVVINLLGLFLFFGLKSGTQSPDETTKAVVRPSRTRRELLTDPKIKVAIIVAMVSYALMNLVMTATPLAVVGCGYTTNNANDIVTAHVLAMFLPSFVTGHLINRFGTYKIMAAGLIILSGAGVVGIMGVELENFFLALALLGVGWNFGFIGATTLLSSAHNDQEKGAVQGMNDLIVFGCVTLASLASGGLMNCAGSTPETGWTAVNIAMLPLLTLAGAALIWLAMLAKSASPVKGKVIK, from the coding sequence ATGACCGCTTTTTCAACTACCGACGCAAAGCGAAATGTCCTGATCCTTGTAATCGCACAGGCGACACTAGGCTCACAGTTGCCGATGATTTTTGTGATCGGCGGCCTTGCGGGGAGCATGCTGGCGTCAAACCCCTGCTGGGCGACCCTTCCTATCTCGATGGTGATTTTCGGCTCGATGACAACCGCACCTTGGCTATCCCCACTAATGCAGCGGAGGGGCCGTCAATTTGGTTTTACAATTGGCACATTCGCGGGTGCGGCAGGTGCTATGGTTTCAGCTATCGGTCTCTATCAGGGTTCTTTCCTGATATTCCTAACAGGCAGTTACCTCTCCGGCATATATATGTCTGCACAGGGCTTTTTCAGATTTGCAGCCGCGGACTCCGCGTCTGAGGCATTCCGCCCTCGCGCCATTTCCTATGTTTTGGCAGGTGGACTGATCTCGGCGATATTGGGCCCCCAGCTCAATAAATTGGTCCAAGATACCTTTGTCGTTCCATTTCTAGGCAGCTATGTGGTCATCGTCGTCATAAACCTTTTGGGGCTTTTTCTGTTCTTCGGATTGAAATCAGGAACGCAATCGCCTGACGAAACGACCAAAGCAGTGGTGCGCCCCTCGCGCACTCGCCGCGAATTGTTGACCGATCCAAAAATCAAAGTCGCAATAATTGTCGCCATGGTAAGCTACGCGTTGATGAATCTTGTCATGACCGCAACGCCCCTCGCCGTCGTTGGTTGCGGATACACCACGAACAATGCCAACGATATCGTGACCGCTCATGTACTTGCGATGTTCCTCCCCTCGTTCGTAACCGGACACCTGATCAACCGGTTCGGCACCTACAAAATAATGGCCGCAGGCTTGATCATTCTGTCCGGCGCAGGTGTCGTTGGGATCATGGGTGTGGAGCTTGAGAACTTCTTTTTAGCTCTCGCACTCCTTGGGGTTGGATGGAACTTTGGATTCATTGGAGCGACAACCCTTCTATCCTCGGCGCATAACGACCAAGAAAAAGGCGCGGTTCAGGGCATGAATGACCTAATCGTGTTTGGTTGCGTTACGCTCGCCAGCCTTGCATCGGGCGGGCTTATGAATTGCGCCGGAAGCACACCGGAAACAGGTTGGACCGCCGTCAACATTGCGATGCTGCCTTTACTGACTCTGGCGGGTGCAGCTCTGATCTGGCTGGCAATGCTCGCCAAATCTGCAAGCCCCGTGAAGGGCAAAGTGATTAAGTGA
- a CDS encoding phytoene/squalene synthase family protein has translation METLAGWGPALNIDGCARLVESGDTERFRVLMSLAPEMRARLMPLFAFNVEVSRAPWMTKEPMIAEMRLQWWRDAIAEIGAGGLIRNHEVTVPLALVVRESEIDTECLDQMIAARRWDIYMEPFEDMVHFERYLEQTSGGLFVAAAQALSCNAADLSFAQTLGKWAGLANFLRAVPRLEASGKRLFHESDVPVIRDLAQKALAELAAIPARKGSALRLVHRFGWLARPTLEKVVRNPDAVNTGGLEFSEFQKRFRLLFT, from the coding sequence TTGGAAACTCTTGCGGGATGGGGCCCAGCCTTGAACATCGACGGGTGCGCTAGGCTCGTTGAAAGCGGAGATACTGAGAGGTTTCGTGTGCTGATGTCACTTGCGCCCGAGATGCGGGCGAGGTTGATGCCGCTCTTTGCTTTCAATGTTGAAGTTTCCAGAGCGCCCTGGATGACCAAGGAGCCGATGATCGCGGAAATGCGCCTGCAATGGTGGCGCGACGCCATCGCGGAAATTGGCGCTGGCGGGCTGATCCGAAATCATGAGGTAACAGTACCACTTGCGCTCGTTGTGCGCGAAAGTGAGATCGATACAGAGTGCCTCGATCAGATGATCGCCGCTCGGCGCTGGGACATCTACATGGAACCTTTTGAGGATATGGTTCACTTCGAACGCTACCTTGAGCAGACTTCTGGCGGTCTCTTCGTGGCGGCTGCGCAAGCTCTTTCCTGCAACGCCGCTGACCTTTCGTTTGCCCAGACGCTGGGTAAGTGGGCCGGTTTGGCAAACTTTCTACGCGCAGTTCCGCGCCTTGAAGCGAGCGGAAAGCGCCTATTCCACGAAAGTGATGTGCCAGTCATTCGCGATTTGGCTCAAAAGGCTTTGGCTGAACTTGCGGCGATACCAGCGCGCAAGGGTTCGGCCCTTCGGCTGGTGCATCGTTTTGGCTGGTTGGCTCGGCCGACCCTTGAAAAGGTTGTGCGAAATCCTGATGCTGTGAATACAGGTGGTCTGGAGTTTTCAGAGTTTCAAAAACGCTTTCGACTGCTATTCACTTAA